The genome window CTGATGTATTTTTCCAGAATACACGTGATATAAATGAAAACAGTTGAACAAACAGACTACAAAAGACTGACTACGGTCAAGCCTCATCAAAGGCTTACACAGTTCCCAAGCCAGATAAAACAAAAGTCTTCGCTTATATGGCTAAGCCTTCAGCACTGGAAGAAGTTTTGCGCGAGTGTTGGATCTTTATTCCAAAGAGGAAAAGTTTTTAGATCCAACAAGCCCCAATTTTCTACCAGCCAATGAGGTGCTTTCATCCAAGAATCTGAGAGAACCTCCAAGTTGTACGTGGGTGGGCCTTCACAAATCCAGGAAAAAAGTCAAAGTACAAACTGTGCAAGGATAGAAACAACCCACCAAAGTCGCTAGAATTCAGCAAGGGAATTAAAACAAATTCACCATTTGTACATCAAATTGGATTGTCCTGCAGGTCGCAAAGGGACGTATGGTCAACACTGTTGGAAAACTTGATGTCCTTTTCAGTCCCATTTTGGATAGAACCAGTTCCCCCAATGTCTTAACTGACATAGTTGTTCTGGGCTCACTGCTGGACAGGTCCACCTCAGGGGAGGCCAGTGGCTTCTCATCCTCGCTGGCAGACATGCTTAGCACAAGTTATCAATGAGCATAGATCATGAAGCCATGAATAAACTAGACACCCATCAACACAATGCAGGGTTAAGATTACTGGGTGGGAAACTCTCATGGTTGTGTCCACCATACAGGATCTTTCAAGTTGGATACTTCAGAGCTGCCATGATTGCTGGGAGGTTAAAATATATCCATGTCATTTATCGAGGAGTGATTCAAAAGTAAAACCTTAGACTAttaccaagaaaataaatgtcaaGATAATAAATGTCAAGAACCCTCAGGAAcaatacataaaacaaaaactgtTCTCCTATCACCAGGTTTGAGAAGTAGAAAGAAGTAACAAGTGGAAGGGAATGGTAATGTATATACTCGCATGAGGGATTGAACTTGAACCCAACAAGACAACCACTTGTAGTTGTAGCTTAATATATTGAGGCTTGCTGGTCAAGATTTCAGTTTGATGGATGCTAATACATAAATAAGCATTCATGATTCCCAGCTCAAAATCAGAACtcaataaacaaaaattatagcATATAGGAACTTAGTTTCTCATCACTAAAATGACAACAAATTCATTCTTCAAACCCCAAATTGTCTTGGAAAAGACATGGAAGAATAAATAAGTTCCAAATTTAATGCAGTATTTGAACATTCAGAAACCATAAATGTTCGATTATACAAAATTCAGAGTGCTTTGCAGTAATTCCAATGGTGATTCCAAccagaaaaaaattagaagtttgAACAAGCAAATCAGAGAGACCCATGTACCTTGTGGGTTCTTTGGTTGCAGGGATAGTGATAATAAGTTTTCATCCAGCACCAACAGCATTGCCATTTACATGAGCTTTGTACAGAGGTGCTATTCCAGACACAAACTTCTTAGAAGTGTGAATATGCAAATGACAGAAACCAATGCATCTTATTGGTTGTTTGGGTATTAGTACCATCATAAGTGGCTTCCATCCAGCATGGCAATGCCTTTCACATGACCATCTTACCAAGGCCAATTCAGCTCATTCTTCCATTATTGTCATGTGTTTGCTTCCAAAAGTGTTGACCCTTATCAAATTGTTAACTGTACAACATTACAAATGGCGCTTCAAAAAGCATAGCAATCATTTAGTTGCTTCTAACCCAGAGCAAAAGCAAACTTGAATTGAACCTTACAAAGTCTAAGTTTGATTCCACACCAAGCAACAAGCTACTCAGTCGGacattcaaatttatatatgagTTAACCATCTGAGCAAGGAACATAATTGCCTAATGCATGGGTATTCCTAATGCACATTCACATTCCCAACTTCCAAGAAACCACATCTTTACATAGCATTCCCGGGACCAACTACCAATAGTCTCTGCAGGAACATAAACCCCCTTCAAACTGATGAAAACGGATCCGATCCCTCACTATTATCACCCTGCTTAGCAGTCTAGAGAGTATTTTCATCCAACAATGACAGTCATGACAAGTGCGGAGATTTTTTGAAACCCTAATTTCTGTTCCAGGACTGGTTTTGAGGATCACATAAGCCAATGCCAACTTCTCACTGTGGGAATTCAAGTTCTCCTCTCTTTCCTCATCAGACACATCCATTAAAACCAAGTCAGTAGCTGGCATAAATCCTTCCAACTTGGTGCGTCGGATCAATCCTTCCAGCACTTTGTAGATTGCTCCTGTTTCAGGATGTGATCGATCACCAGCCTTGAATTGGTGAATGACACCACCCAACTCAACCCAACTTCTACCACGATTCTTACGAACTCCATCTCTTTTCATCATTTCTCTCACTCTTTCTGCGGAATCCCATTTCTCTAGTGAGCAATACATATTCGACAACAAGATGTAATCTCCACTATTGAGATGTGATATTTTTGCAATTGCAACTTCCCCCAATTCTGGATTCTTGAAATTTCTGCAAGCACTAAGAAGCGCCCTCCATATGACAATATCTGGCTCCATTGGCATTGCCTTAATCATTGCATAAGCTTCTTCGACCAACCCAGCTCGACCCAGAAGGTCAACCATGGCTCCATAATGCTCAAGCTGTGGCTGAATTGAGTAATGCCTTCTCATTAGATCAAAATACCTGCGACCTTGTTCAACCAAACCACAATGGCTACATGCTGTTAAAATTCCAATGAAGGTTATAGAATCAGGTGAAACACTTTCCATCTCCATTTGTGAGAATACTCCAATTGCATCCAAAGCAAGCCCATGAATTGCTAGGCCATTAATCATTGAATTCCAGACAGACACATCATCATGCTGAATgctattaaaaactttttttgcaGTATTGATTCTTCCACATTTTGAGTACAGATCTATTAATGCCGAACTCAATATAAAGTTC of Vitis vinifera cultivar Pinot Noir 40024 chromosome 17, ASM3070453v1 contains these proteins:
- the LOC100247459 gene encoding pentatricopeptide repeat-containing protein At5g50990, which gives rise to MEAKRLCSQAGRWRQMHPAAPILSANSYLVHPTNSLNSSPSSTIPDHQKLNCILEACKFSSDFRTAFQSHAKIIKFGYGTYPSLITSLVSTYAHCDCLDLAHQLLDEMPYWGFDLITANLIIASLMKVGEFDFAKRVFRKMLRRDVVTWNSMIGGCVRNERFEEALRFFREMLNSNVEPDGFTFASVINGCARLGSSHHAELVHGLMIEKKIQLNFILSSALIDLYSKCGRINTAKKVFNSIQHDDVSVWNSMINGLAIHGLALDAIGVFSQMEMESVSPDSITFIGILTACSHCGLVEQGRRYFDLMRRHYSIQPQLEHYGAMVDLLGRAGLVEEAYAMIKAMPMEPDIVIWRALLSACRNFKNPELGEVAIAKISHLNSGDYILLSNMYCSLEKWDSAERVREMMKRDGVRKNRGRSWVELGGVIHQFKAGDRSHPETGAIYKVLEGLIRRTKLEGFMPATDLVLMDVSDEEREENLNSHSEKLALAYVILKTSPGTEIRVSKNLRTCHDCHCWMKILSRLLSRVIIVRDRIRFHQFEGGLCSCRDYW